The Cutaneotrichosporon cavernicola HIS019 DNA, chromosome: 5 DNA segment GCCTCATCATCCCCCACGAGGGCGGTTTCGCTATTGGCATCACCGAGCGCATCGATGACCTCGTCACCATGCTCTTCCTCCCAATCTACTTCACGCTCTCGGGTCTCAACACCAACTTTGGCGCGCTCAGCGACGGTCTCGCCTGGGGCTACGTAGTCCTGCTCTGCGTCGTTGGTTTCGTCGGCAAGTTTGGTGGATGCGCTGCAACGGCCAAGTTCCTCGGGTACAGCTGGCGCGAGTCGGGTGCCATCGGCATGCTCATGTCGTGCAAGggtctcgtcgagctcattGTCCTCAACGTCGGTCTCGAGGCTGGCATCATCGAGCAGAAGCTCTTCTCCATGATGGTCCTGGTCGCGGTTGTCCTCACGTTTATGACCACTCCGTGCACGCTCCTCATCTACCCCTACAAGTACCACACCAGggccaacctcggcgactCGAAGGAGGACGCCCAGAAccgggcggcgcgcgacgcaTTCCTCGGTGCTTccgctggcggcgctgcgGGTGGTCGCGAGTACACGACCCGTCTCCTTGTCGTGCTTCAGAAGCTCGAGCACCTAGCCTCGACAATGTTCATCACGCAGCTTCTGGAGCCCGAGCTGGAAGTCGCCGCGCAAATTGCTGCTGCCGATCCCAAGCGTCTCGATGGCGACGTTGCGGCCATTGAGAATGCTCTCGAGCAGGGTGCCAGCGACCGCGAGACAACCCCCGGCCGGAACTCGAACGTGAACGGCGGCGCCAACGTCCCGGTGCACATTGACGCTCTCAAGCTCATCGAGCTCACTGGTCGTACCTATTCGGTCATGCAGTCGGCTGAGAAGGACCAGACCCTGCttgccgacgacgctcTCCAGCTCTTCCGCCAGTTTGGCCGTCTTCGTGGCATGGACATCGCCCCGCACATCAGCATTGTCTCGCAGGACAGCTTCCCGTCTGCAGTTGCCGAATTCGCACAGGACCTCTCGTCCGAGCTTATTGTCATTCCGTGGACTGTCACCGGCCCTGAGCGGGTGACAGCCGACAACCAAGCCGGCACATCGAGCGACTCCGCAGCGGCTGTGCCCCCCACCCCGTTTGACATCTTTGCCGCGGACGGTTCACCCATGTACACCCACTTCATCCGCAACCTCTTCTCCCGCGCAACGACCGACATCGCCCTGTTCATTGACCGCGGCTTCGGTGGTGCTCATGTTACCCCTCCTGGAGCTGGTCAGCACGtcttcttccccttctTCGGAGGCCCCGATGATCGCCTGGCTCttcgcctcgtcgtccagctcTGCCATCACGCTCACGTCTCTGCTACCGTCATCCGCATCACGCACAGCGACATCTCCGACTCTGGCTCTGAGGCCGGCACACTCGAGGACAAGcacgaggccaagctgtCAGAGTCGGCGAAGGTGCACCAGGCCGCGCTTCTCCAGAACCAGCTCACGATCGGCGGACCCAAGCTTGCGGAGACTCAGAACCGTGTACTGTCCGAGACGGCCGACAACGTGGCTTGGAACTATTACACCACGGTCCAGGGCGCGTTGAACGAGGGTGCCCTCTCGCGCATAatcttctcctcgatcgAGTCTGGCACCCCCCTCGCGGACTCGATCAAGTACGCTGAACAGGCACTGTCGGCGGCTCACAACGAGCGCATGTGGCgcccgctcctcgtcgttgccggtcgcggccgccacTCGGCTGCGTATAaccacgagcgcgaggtgtCGAGCATCCTCGGTGCCAAGGGGCACAACCCGACTGTCGGCGCCGAGTTGCGCAAGACGGTCGGTGACGTGACAGCGGCTGTCATCCTCGCGAGCGGCCAGCAGATGAGCCAGTCGTCGTACCTTGTCTGCGAGGCTGGGCAGTAGAGAGAGGCAAGTGTTGGCGAAGTGAATTCTGTATGATGATGACTGTACGATTGCTGGCGATCTACTACGAGCACATGACTATGCATTGTTAGAACTTGGCGTAACTGGGTCGCAAAGGTCAGATGCCTTAGAAAGCTGAGAAGGGGGGGATAAGCTTTGCTTGCCGCCGCATAT contains these protein-coding regions:
- the KHA1 gene encoding uncharacterized protein (Potassium hydrogen antiporter); the encoded protein is MHAVIQDAVLVGRSIIGRSISSTVINGDDPTKFDPSHPITLFIIQLMVITCLTLMLGWAFKFMNQPRVIAEVIAGIILGPTAMGRIPGFTQHIFPKESIPFLNLVSTIGLILFLFVVGLEVDISVAKRNGKNSAIISLAGIALPFAIGSGVAVPVYENFVNKDKVTFGHFLLFICVAMSITAFPVLCRILTATKLLDTKVGVIVLSAGVGNDVIGWVLLALTLALSGNGSGVNSVYILLAAVGWSILLLWPIRKAFYWAVKRSGSLDTGHPTTGIMTLTLMIVFASAFMTGIIGVHPIFGGFIAGLIIPHEGGFAIGITERIDDLVTMLFLPIYFTLSGLNTNFGALSDGLAWGYVVLLCVVGFVGKFGGCAATAKFLGYSWRESGAIGMLMSCKGLVELIVLNVGLEAGIIEQKLFSMMVLVAVVLTFMTTPCTLLIYPYKYHTRANLGDSKEDAQNRAARDAFLGASAGGAAGGREYTTRLLVVLQKLEHLASTMFITQLLEPELEVAAQIAAADPKRLDGDVAAIENALEQGASDRETTPGRNSNVNGGANVPVHIDALKLIELTGRTYSVMQSAEKDQTLLADDALQLFRQFGRLRGMDIAPHISIVSQDSFPSAVAEFAQDLSSELIVIPWTVTGPERVTADNQAGTSSDSAAAVPPTPFDIFAADGSPMYTHFIRNLFSRATTDIALFIDRGFGGAHVTPPGAGQHVFFPFFGGPDDRLALRLVVQLCHHAHVSATVIRITHSDISDSGSEAGTLEDKHEAKLSESAKVHQAALLQNQLTIGGPKLAETQNRVLSETADNVAWNYYTTVQGALNEGALSRIIFSSIESGTPLADSIKYAEQALSAAHNERMWRPLLVVAGRGRHSAAYNHEREVSSILGAKGHNPTVGAELRKTVGDVTAAVILASGQQMSQSSYLVCEAGQ